In one Fibrobacter sp. genomic region, the following are encoded:
- a CDS encoding major capsid protein: MAEIRKPLMDIDQPGLQVEINSYKPGDGLTWKSLFPLKYTQKFDIKGLEGTEGIPVAADRVAFNTKAPKKTRKTIGSWNGKLAKYAVSREKDEIECVEYLDAKALAEKNEDKAAARDLVDQVYDDVKFCHNAMDYKVELDTCRIASSGIHSFPASIEGDMATEDVINFNVPKENFKGVGHKWSDAENADGLKDISDAQKAIIKNGGDKPNFAYMEKDKFEELCRQKATLKHLYPQLTAEQLGMVSADLVDINRINQYMRGKGYPQIGVLDTYVTIEHKDGKRELIKPWNVNVVTLSPTQQLGWTYYKTVPKAEATAAIQAYGAFYKVTIWGEVNPMLEGTMAEAYVQPGLINRRSLVFINTDNTTWANGASAK; the protein is encoded by the coding sequence ATGGCAGAGATTAGAAAGCCCCTCATGGACATTGATCAGCCTGGCCTGCAGGTTGAGATCAACAGCTACAAGCCAGGTGACGGACTGACCTGGAAATCGTTGTTCCCATTGAAGTATACCCAGAAGTTCGATATCAAGGGCCTGGAGGGTACCGAAGGAATCCCAGTGGCAGCAGACCGCGTGGCATTCAACACCAAGGCACCGAAGAAGACCCGCAAGACCATCGGCTCATGGAACGGCAAACTGGCAAAGTATGCAGTCAGCCGTGAGAAGGATGAGATCGAGTGCGTGGAGTACCTGGATGCGAAGGCACTGGCGGAGAAGAACGAGGACAAGGCAGCAGCACGCGACCTGGTAGACCAGGTATACGACGACGTGAAGTTCTGTCACAACGCGATGGACTACAAGGTCGAGCTCGACACTTGCCGCATCGCTTCGAGCGGTATCCACTCGTTCCCTGCAAGCATCGAGGGAGACATGGCAACCGAGGATGTTATCAACTTCAACGTGCCAAAGGAGAACTTCAAGGGCGTGGGACACAAGTGGAGCGACGCAGAGAATGCCGATGGCTTGAAGGACATCTCAGACGCACAGAAGGCAATCATCAAGAATGGCGGTGACAAGCCAAACTTCGCATACATGGAGAAGGACAAGTTCGAGGAGCTGTGCCGCCAGAAGGCTACACTGAAGCACTTGTACCCACAGCTGACAGCCGAGCAGTTGGGCATGGTTAGCGCAGACCTGGTGGACATCAACCGCATCAACCAGTACATGAGAGGCAAGGGCTACCCACAGATCGGTGTCCTGGACACCTACGTGACTATCGAGCACAAGGATGGCAAGCGCGAGCTGATCAAGCCTTGGAACGTGAACGTGGTAACACTTTCACCTACTCAGCAGTTGGGCTGGACTTACTACAAGACTGTCCCTAAGGCAGAGGCAACAGCAGCAATCCAGGCCTATGGCGCATTCTACAAGGTAACCATCTGGGGCGAGGTTAACCCAATGCTCGAGGGTACCATGGCAGAGGCATACGTACAGCCTGGCTTGATCAACCGAAGAAGCCTGGTGTTCATCAACACCGACAACACCACCTGGGCAAACGGAGCATCAGCAAAGTAA